In the genome of Salmo trutta chromosome 18, fSalTru1.1, whole genome shotgun sequence, one region contains:
- the LOC115153322 gene encoding VIP peptides-like yields the protein MYKAMLQRNGSQLLFLIALCSVLYSRTQCLPYASMRPTRHADGLFTSGYSKLLGQLSARRYLESLIGKRVSDDMMEDQVPVKRHSDAIFTDNYSRFRKQMAVKKFLNSVLTGKRSQEDPPMQEESRSEPSFLENYDDGDVDHLLNNFQLPL from the exons AT GTATAAAGCGATGTTACAAAGGAACGGCTCCCAGCTCCTTTTCCTAATAGCCCTGTGCAGTGTGCTATATTCCCGGACTCAGTGTTTGCCATATGCATCTATGAG ACCGACGAGACACGCAGACGGTCTCTTTACAAGTGGATACAGCAAACTTCTTGGACAGCTGTCGGCGCGGCGGTACCTGGAATCCTTGATTGGAAAGCGAGTCAG TGATGACATGATGGAGGACCAGGTACCAGTGAAGCGCCACTCAGATGCCATTTTCACAGACAACTACAGTCGCTTCCGCAAACAGATGGCTGTGAAGAAATTCCTGAACTCAGTTCTGACTGGAAAGAGAAG TCAAGAAGACCCTCCCATGCAAGAAGAATCCAGAAGTGAGCCCTCATTTCTTGAGAACTATGATGACGGCGATGTAGATCACCTTCTCAATAACTTCCAATTG CCACTCTGA